A portion of the Cydia strobilella chromosome 5, ilCydStro3.1, whole genome shotgun sequence genome contains these proteins:
- the LOC134741338 gene encoding large ribosomal subunit protein mL64: MNLCLRTKLARPNFISSLFRFSTTAPEVIEQNEQVLIDDADDVQAREAEIEKKRNVSRLTQAHYNIINDRRPYEKPYTSTHLTVKYNRKLYGKYGMASGVNPSICWPTNKEIKERQEFEAVAFPFTIKEMMETAAQKRKEERLKIEQRENEIAAKMEKLAQWKKDLKNKTAKKIAEAEAAKAKKERLVEEVRRHFGFKLDPRDERFQEMLAKREKEQKKAERLAKKEAKEQMMIAKLQQTNVKITDFK, translated from the exons ATGAATTTGTGCTTAAGAACCAAATTAGCCAGGCCTAATTTCATAAGTTCCCTATTCCGTTTCTCCACAACTGCACCGGAAGTTATAGAACAGAATGAGCAAGTCCTCATCGACGATGCTGATGATGTGCAGGCTCGGGAAGCGGAGATCGAGAAGAAAAGGAACGTGTCCCGGTTGACTCAGGCGCATTACAATATAATAAACGACCGGCGGCCTTACGAAAAGCCTTACACCTCTACTCATCTCACTGTTAAGTATAACCGAAAACTGTATGGAAAATATGGTATGGCAAGTGGCGTCAATCCAA gTATATGCTGGCCTACAAATAAGGAAATAAAAGAAAGGCAGGAATTCGAAGCTGTTGCTTTCCCATTTACCATAAAAGAGATGATGGAGACCGCAGCACagaaaagaaaagaagagaGATTAAAAATTGAACAGAGAGAGAATGAGATAGCAGCCAAGATGGAAAAGCTGGCGCAGTGGAAAAAGGATTTGAAAAATAAGACGGCTAAGAAAATTGCAGAGGCTGAAGCAGCTAAG GCCAAGAAAGAGCGCTTAGTAGAAGAAGTCCGAAGGCATTTCGGTTTCAAGTTGGACCCTCGCGATGAGCGCTTCCAGGAGATGCTAGCCAAGAGAGAAAAAGAACAGAAGAAGGCCGAGAGGCTCGCCAAGAAGGAGGCCAAGGAGCAGATGATGATAGCCAAGCTGCAGCAAACCAATGTTAAGATTACGGATTTTAAGTAG